A single genomic interval of Candidatus Gracilibacteria bacterium harbors:
- a CDS encoding NUDIX hydrolase produces the protein MKTPEITRKYTIKAGKFLSLQQLELTHPDGKKTPYEVVERNANKVFGIVSVLPITVSGEIIMIRQYRAPLDRVQLELPAGCAERGKHATLEDAVHAELREETGYVCDNISRVAEFSSSSGMTNETVHGFVARNCERVSDILTLDQDEYIERILVPMQNFRSFIFSELARGNILEPKMLAMMYLVFG, from the coding sequence ATGAAAACACCAGAAATTACAAGAAAATATACTATCAAAGCAGGGAAGTTTCTCTCATTGCAACAACTCGAGCTCACTCATCCAGATGGCAAAAAAACTCCATATGAGGTAGTGGAAAGAAATGCAAACAAGGTATTTTGAATCGTATCAGTACTTCCGATTACGGTATCTGGAGAAATTATTATGATTCGTCAGTATCGTGCTCCACTTGATAGAGTGCAACTCGAATTACCAGCTGGATGTGCTGAGAGAGGAAAGCATGCAACCCTCGAAGATGCAGTACATGCTGAACTGAGAGAGGAGACAGGATATGTGTGTGATAATATCTCTCGTGTTGCTGAATTCTCTTCATCCTCTGGTATGACGAATGAAACAGTACATGGATTTGTAGCGCGAAACTGTGAGAGAGTTTCCGATATTCTTACCCTAGATCAGGATGAGTATATCGAACGAATTCTTGTACCTATGCAGAATTTCAGATCATTTATCTTCTCTGAATTGGCAAGAGGAAATATCCTCGAACCAAAAATGCTTGCAATGATGTATCTTGTGTTTTGATAA
- the nadE gene encoding NAD(+) synthase translates to MVATIAVLALGPENVTTVNMPSEYNSATTKGLASDLARELGVDYRIIPIQESVDYTRAQIEGVFGVSTAGLVAENIQARDRGSRVLAGVAASLGAVFTNNGNKTEVAQGYATLYGDVSGSIAPIADLYKTQVFELARYLAGKYQLPTLSRICDIPPSAELSHDQAVDEGKGDPFIFEYHDKLLFQLIEMRRDPADILEALLKGELDTLIGAPRKIVGPDGYFPTNESFITDLERIWKNYKISYFKRIQAPPILTVSRRAFGYDLEESQNGVHFSRNYATIKNKILS, encoded by the coding sequence GTGGTTGCTACAATTGCTGTACTCGCTCTTGGTCCAGAAAATGTAACAACGGTGAATATGCCGAGTGAATACAATTCAGCAACCACAAAATGACTCGCATCAGATCTTGCCAGGGAACTCGGTGTGGATTATAGGATTATCCCGATTCAAGAAAGTGTGGACTATACTCGAGCACAGATTGAAGGAGTATTTGGAGTATCGACTGCGGGGCTTGTGGCTGAAAATATACAGGCTCGTGATCGTGGTTCTCGTGTACTCGCAGGAGTAGCTGCCTCACTCGGTGCTGTATTTACGAACAACGGAAACAAGACCGAAGTGGCACAATGATATGCAACCCTCTATGGAGATGTGAGTGGTTCGATTGCGCCAATAGCCGATCTCTACAAGACACAGGTATTCGAACTTGCGAGATATCTCGCAGGGAAGTATCAGCTTCCGACATTGAGTCGAATCTGTGATATTCCACCTTCCGCAGAACTTTCTCATGATCAAGCGGTAGATGAAGGAAAGGGAGATCCATTCATCTTTGAATATCACGATAAACTCCTTTTCCAACTTATCGAGATGCGACGAGATCCTGCTGATATTCTTGAAGCGCTTCTAAAATGAGAACTTGATACACTTATCGGTGCTCCTCGAAAGATAGTGGGTCCAGATGGATATTTTCCTACCAATGAATCGTTCATCACAGATCTCGAACGTATCTGGAAGAATTACAAGATATCTTACTTCAAGCGCATTCAGGCTCCACCGATTTTGACCGTGAGTCGCAGGGCTTTTGGGTATGACCTTGAAGAATCACAAAATGGAGTGCATTTTTCTCGAAATTATGCTACAATCAAAAATAAAATTTTATCATAA
- a CDS encoding TerC family protein: MTDILATLSSDFAHLATSAGLFALLNIILIDLVMSGDNAILIGMATKKLSGSERKKAIFWGVAGATILRIIFSLGAVWLMQIPGLEFLGAVLLLYVVWKFYREIRAHEHHEEGSKEANTLSTAIKTIIIADVAMSLDNVLAVAGASHGNIVNLGIGLIISIILMVVASGWIAKMLEKYPSIQWLGLFIILFTALEMLEKGFSKVAEPVIFGVPESSIFTLLLIFVVGGFAFLQTKYLRPDHSAFADWAKRNGKPLMVTIFILLILVTNFGGRITEFMNSHHGYKYGFIMICILGILEILRIENEPEKHGLLRRLFEK, from the coding sequence ATGACTGATATCCTAGCAACTCTTTCTTCCGATTTTGCTCATCTTGCTACTTCTGCAGGACTCTTTGCACTCCTCAATATCATCCTCATCGACCTCGTCATGAGTGGAGACAATGCTATCCTTATCGGAATGGCAACCAAGAAACTCAGTTGATCAGAACGCAAAAAAGCGATTTTTTGGGGGGTGGCTGGCGCAACGATTCTCAGAATCATTTTTTCGCTCGGTGCAGTCTGGCTCATGCAGATTCCAGGACTCGAATTCCTCGGTGCAGTACTACTTCTCTATGTTGTATGGAAGTTCTATCGCGAGATTCGTGCTCATGAACATCACGAAGAATGATCAAAAGAAGCAAATACTCTCAGTACTGCGATCAAGACTATCATCATCGCCGATGTCGCTATGTCACTCGATAACGTTCTGGCAGTCGCAGGAGCAAGCCATGGAAATATCGTCAATCTCGGAATTGGTCTCATTATCTCGATTATTCTCATGGTTGTTGCCTCTGGATGGATTGCCAAAATGCTCGAGAAATACCCTTCGATTCAGTGGCTTGGACTTTTTATCATCCTCTTCACAGCCCTCGAGATGCTCGAGAAATGATTCTCGAAAGTGGCAGAACCCGTTATTTTCTGAGTCCCAGAGTCGAGTATATTTACTCTTCTCCTTATTTTTGTTGTTGGTGGGTTCGCATTTCTCCAGACGAAATATCTCCGTCCAGATCACTCTGCCTTTGCTGATTGGGCAAAAAGAAATGGGAAACCACTCATGGTAACGATTTTTATTCTCCTAATTCTCGTGACCAATTTCGGTGGGCGAATCACGGAATTCATGAATTCTCATCACGGTTACAAATATGGATTCATCATGATATGTATTCTGGGTATTCTGGAAATACTGCGAATAGAAAATGAACCTGAGAAACATGGACTTCTCAGAAGATTATTTGAAAAATAG
- a CDS encoding epoxyqueuosine reductase QueH, producing MIYIFGAAFDPPHSGHSAIIRALLHYKNPEKIIIIPSGKRNDKSYNVSDEYRKKMCDIFIEEISDSRVIADYYFLDTFTDEMITYDVDMYVREKYGDNIIHVFGTDTIASMPSWDEEQYAAKVIRKLFVPRSSNSLSSLRSEDLFIVKRDSLSENDKMKQLGIENYEFFTDSHIPDISSTEIRKIIPEYTTLKHLFDENPKFVIPGLSTRISQYILENRLYRPKLVQKPKILVHVCCGPDVTMPILQLRDEYDVICFWYDPNIQPKEEYDKRYEAFVKICEIENIPYIKGAYDVKHFFHRIRGLEHTPEKGEKCTNCYDMRMYVAAKLAAKLKIPYYTSSLNTSPKKDLEKLFKIGKKYAERFHLEFLDIPFRKRGGFEKSVEYTRKHGIYRQNYCGCVYSIRDGGFSG from the coding sequence ATGATTTATATTTTTGGTGCCGCATTCGATCCGCCACATTCTGGACATTCTGCAATTATTCGAGCACTGCTTCACTACAAGAATCCTGAGAAAATCATCATCATACCTTCAGGGAAAAGAAATGATAAGAGCTACAATGTGAGTGATGAATATCGCAAGAAAATGTGTGATATTTTTATCGAAGAAATCAGTGACTCTCGGGTGATTGCTGATTATTATTTTCTCGATACATTCACAGATGAGATGATCACGTATGATGTGGATATGTATGTGCGAGAGAAATATGGAGATAATATTATTCATGTATTTGGAACAGATACAATTGCTTCTATGCCAAGTTGGGATGAGGAACAATATGCTGCAAAAGTGATTCGGAAACTGTTTGTACCTCGTAGTTCCAACTCTTTGTCATCCTTGCGAAGCGAAGATCTGTTCATTGTAAAAAGAGATTCTCTTTCAGAGAATGACAAAATGAAACAGTTGTGAATTGAAAATTACGAGTTCTTTACCGATTCTCATATTCCTGATATTTCTTCGACAGAAATCAGAAAAATCATCCCAGAATACACAACACTGAAACATCTTTTCGATGAGAATCCGAAATTTGTCATTCCAGGACTTTCGACGCGGATTTCTCAGTACATTCTCGAGAATCGACTCTATCGTCCGAAATTGGTGCAAAAACCGAAGATTCTTGTACATGTCTGCTGCGGACCGGATGTTACCATGCCAATCCTCCAGCTTCGTGATGAATATGATGTGATATGTTTCTGGTATGATCCGAATATCCAGCCAAAAGAAGAATACGATAAGCGGTATGAGGCGTTCGTGAAGATTTGTGAGATTGAGAATATTCCGTACATCAAGTGAGCGTACGATGTGAAGCATTTTTTCCATCGGATTCGTGGACTCGAACATACGCCTGAGAAAGGGGAGAAGTGTACGAATTGTTATGATATGCGCATGTATGTAGCAGCGAAGCTGGCTGCAAAACTTAAAATTCCATACTATACGAGTTCACTGAATACAAGTCCGAAAAAAGATCTCGAAAAACTCTTCAAAATCGGAAAAAAATACGCAGAAAGATTTCACCTCGAATTTCTCGATATTCCATTTCGCAAGCGAGGTGGATTCGAAAAATCGGTAGAATACACGCGCAAACATGGAATTTATCGACAAAATTATTGCGGATGTGTGTACTCGATACGTGATTGATGATTTTCCGGATAA
- a CDS encoding HNH endonuclease signature motif containing protein encodes MFTNFTKTFSESEKLAVWNKGGVDSQYDSNMWRFDKCGAWMKFSDYGNRNSKYGWEIDHIVPTSKNGSDDISNLQPLRWENNAAKSDGQLVCAVGTGKF; translated from the coding sequence ATGTTTACCAATTTTACTAAAACTTTTTCTGAATCTGAGAAGCTCGCTGTATGGAATAAGTGATGAGTAGATTCTCAGTATGATTCTAATATGTGGCGTTTTGATAAGTGCTGAGCTTGGATGAAGTTCTCTGACTACGGTAATAGAAACTCAAAATATGGCTGGGAAATTGACCATATAGTCCCTACTTCCAAAAACTGAAGTGATGATATATCAAACCTACAGCCTCTACGTTGGGAAAATAATGCCGCAAAAAGTGACGGACAACTTGTCTGTGCTGTCTGAACATGAAAATTCTAA
- a CDS encoding NADP-dependent malic enzyme, whose protein sequence is MDHYQRSLELHKKYQGKLRMESIVPLETRDDLSWAYSPGVAEPCREIHKDPSKMYDYTLKSRTVAVISDGSAILGIGNLGHKASMPVMEGKCVLFKEFAGVDAFPIIVGTQDVEELIRTVKNIADTFGGINLEDISAPRCFEIEERLKAELDIPVMHDDQHGTAIVTLAALINSLKITGKKKEEIRVVVNGVGAAGVAITKLLLAYGVKDIVMVDTTGAIYQGRKDGMNPVKEMISNITNTECIWHPESKSCIRGGLAEAVLGRDVFVGVSVAGALTAEMVRTMAVDPIIFALANPTPEIMPEEAKKAGARIIGTGRSDYPNQINNVLAFPGIFKGVLKYGKKSITEEMKMAAALALANYIEHPTEDMVLPNPLDKGVADVVAEAMR, encoded by the coding sequence ATGGACCACTACCAACGTTCGCTCGAACTTCATAAGAAATATCAAGGAAAACTCCGAATGGAGTCTATCGTTCCGCTCGAGACTCGCGATGATCTCTCTTGGGCATATTCCCCTGGAGTGGCGGAGCCATGTCGTGAGATTCACAAGGATCCATCGAAAATGTATGATTACACGCTCAAATCTCGTACAGTCGCGGTGATTTCTGATGGTTCTGCGATTCTCGGAATCGGGAATCTCGGACACAAGGCGTCGATGCCCGTCATGGAAGGGAAGTGTGTCCTCTTCAAGGAATTCGCATGAGTCGATGCTTTCCCGATTATTGTTGGAACACAGGATGTGGAGGAATTGATTCGGACAGTCAAGAATATTGCTGATACGTTCGGTGGCATCAATCTCGAAGATATTTCTGCACCACGATGTTTCGAGATCGAGGAACGCCTCAAGGCAGAACTCGATATTCCTGTCATGCATGATGATCAACACGGAACTGCGATAGTGACGCTTGCGGCACTGATTAATTCCCTCAAAATCACAGGAAAAAAGAAGGAAGAAATTCGCGTTGTTGTGAATGGTGTCGGTGCGGCCGGAGTAGCGATCACGAAGCTTCTTCTTGCGTATGGCGTGAAGGATATCGTCATGGTCGATACAACAGGTGCTATCTATCAGGGTCGAAAAGATGGGATGAATCCGGTGAAAGAAATGATTTCGAATATCACTAATACGGAGTGTATCTGGCATCCAGAAAGTAAATCTTGTATTCGTGGTGGTCTCGCTGAAGCAGTTCTTGGTCGTGATGTATTCGTCGGAGTTTCTGTTGCGGGTGCACTCACTGCAGAAATGGTTCGTACCATGGCAGTTGATCCCATCATCTTCGCACTCGCCAATCCTACTCCAGAGATTATGCCAGAAGAAGCGAAAAAGGCTGGAGCTCGTATCATCGGAACGGGTCGTTCGGATTATCCGAATCAGATCAACAATGTTCTCGCATTTCCAGGGATATTCAAGTGAGTGCTGAAATATGGAAAGAAGTCCATCACCGAAGAAATGAAGATGGCAGCAGCACTCGCACTCGCGAACTATATCGAACATCCGACAGAGGATATGGTTCTCCCGAATCCGCTCGACAAGTGAGTGGCGGATGTTGTTGCAGAAGCGATGAGATAA
- a CDS encoding MoxR family ATPase — protein sequence MNPALTHIRETILSLESSIHETIIGQDMLVRNVLISLFAGGHILLEGVPGLGKTLTMKTLAETLDFAFKRISFTPDLLPMDLIGTEVYDAKHGTFSKRKGPIFTHILLADEINRTPPKVQSALLEAMEEHQVTIGDETMKLDEPFFVIATQNPLEHEGTYPLPEAELDRFMMKIIITYPDIESEKQILATMTKSKEVTKKPQIEIGDFCEMRDYIREHVLVSDVLIEYVSNILDATRKHSHPATNLPTYQPTKVLSYGASTRAGIALIRTAQVLALLEGRDYILPEDVKTLAHDILRHRIGLSYESQKQNKSTDDIISAILDEVKVP from the coding sequence GTGAACCCTGCTCTCACTCATATTCGCGAAACGATTCTCTCGCTCGAAAGTTCTATCCATGAGACTATTATCTGACAAGATATGCTCGTCAGGAACGTTCTCATTTCTCTTTTTGCTGGCGGACATATCCTCCTCGAATGAGTTCCTGGACTCGGGAAAACCCTCACGATGAAGACGCTTGCTGAGACTCTGGATTTTGCATTCAAGCGTATTTCTTTCACGCCTGATCTCCTTCCGATGGACCTCATCGGAACAGAAGTATACGATGCAAAACACGGAACTTTCTCGAAGAGAAAATGACCCATCTTCACTCATATTCTCCTCGCAGACGAGATCAATCGTACACCTCCGAAAGTCCAATCTGCTCTTCTCGAAGCTATGGAAGAACATCAAGTGACGATTGGTGACGAGACGATGAAGCTCGATGAACCATTTTTCGTCATCGCGACACAGAATCCACTCGAACATGAGTGAACCTATCCCCTTCCAGAAGCCGAGCTCGATCGATTCATGATGAAGATTATCATCACGTATCCAGATATCGAGAGCGAGAAGCAGATTCTCGCGACCATGACAAAATCGAAAGAAGTGACAAAAAAACCACAGATTGAGATTGGAGATTTTTGTGAGATGCGCGACTATATCCGAGAACATGTGCTTGTCTCAGATGTTCTCATCGAATACGTATCGAATATCCTCGATGCAACACGAAAACATAGCCATCCAGCCACCAACCTACCAACCTACCAACCCACTAAAGTACTATCATATGGGGCTTCTACTCGCGCCGGTATAGCACTCATCCGAACGGCTCAAGTTCTCGCACTCCTCGAAGGTCGCGATTATATCCTGCCTGAAGATGTCAAAACTCTGGCACACGATATTCTCCGCCATCGTATCGGACTCTCATATGAATCTCAGAAGCAAAATAAAAGCACTGATGATATTATCAGTGCTATACTCGATGAAGTGAAGGTACCTTAG
- a CDS encoding dephospho-CoA kinase yields MKQTALYPGSFDPVTRGHEDIIARANEQFDVRVGVAVNPGKSPAFTLQERVRLLQTAVGKEGIDPLSVVRIPGSTARWMKRNGIYKMVRGQRDALDELAEAQLEHFNTLEYPEIKTVLFGADEELKYASSSAAKMLMKANHNPSSVVSLDVQEALTSRLLSQYPVYIAGGMGAGKSTISRSLEEQARNVGIGVKYIELDQVGLDIYTTLNEPYYQGVRQKLRATFGSDISPDGNWVDKMILREKLKDASGHIQTEQLQKLDAIMIEAIEFRYRDMIEGFQGIILIDGIIKEGFSFSRLAHNNILFVDTNESVRIDRLMRRYERKGDSVGREYIASMIQSQPSREQVSSMVQSQIDEESHGSLELVDGTDAYDTRKTFFQLLNQIDRYGELRATWILSKLGIQGNMREHLNFLQSKYNESHRYYHTWEHIVESLTILFQMAIDLDLSDEEIMKIGGALLGHDLEYAVDPKRYRTNESNSARIWIRYLEKYGVNMNHLEDIEDLIKETRHGRVHVPERLISRVMHDVDMAILGSSWERYRIYGGDVRSEFAPVMSGLAFETARREKFLEPVLAQDGKIYKTEWAADRLTTNLIANIRREIAGLS; encoded by the coding sequence ATGAAGCAGACGGCACTCTATCCGGGATCATTCGATCCCGTGACTCGTGGACATGAAGATATCATTGCTCGTGCGAATGAACAATTCGATGTGCGGGTAGGTGTTGCAGTGAATCCTGGCAAATCTCCAGCATTTACCCTCCAGGAACGAGTTCGTCTCCTTCAGACAGCAGTAGGAAAAGAGGGGATTGATCCACTCTCAGTTGTTCGTATTCCTGGTTCGACCGCAAGATGGATGAAACGGAATGGAATCTATAAAATGGTACGAGGACAGAGAGATGCTCTCGATGAATTGGCAGAGGCACAGCTTGAACACTTCAACACTCTAGAGTATCCTGAAATTAAAACAGTTCTCTTTGGGGCAGATGAAGAACTCAAATATGCTTCGTCGTCCGCTGCAAAGATGCTCATGAAGGCGAATCATAATCCAAGCAGTGTTGTATCGCTTGATGTACAAGAAGCACTCACATCGAGGCTCCTCTCGCAATATCCAGTCTATATCGCTGGAGGTATGTGAGCAGGGAAGTCGACGATTTCCCGTTCTCTCGAGGAACAAGCTCGAAATGTGGGAATAGGTGTGAAATATATCGAACTTGACCAAGTCTGACTCGATATCTATACAACGCTCAATGAACCATATTACCAGTGAGTCAGACAGAAACTTCGTGCCACCTTTGGGAGTGATATCTCTCCAGATGGCAACTGGGTTGATAAGATGATTCTCCGCGAGAAACTCAAGGATGCTTCAGGACATATTCAGACTGAACAACTCCAAAAATTGGATGCCATCATGATAGAAGCTATCGAGTTCCGCTATCGTGATATGATTGAGTGATTCCAGGGAATCATCCTCATCGATGGGATTATTAAGGAGTGATTTTCTTTTTCTCGTCTTGCTCACAACAATATTCTCTTCGTCGATACGAATGAATCCGTACGCATCGATCGACTGATGCGACGATATGAGCGAAAGTGAGATAGTGTGGGTCGTGAATATATCGCTTCGATGATTCAGTCCCAACCATCACGAGAACAAGTTTCATCGATGGTACAATCTCAGATTGATGAGGAATCACATGGATCTCTCGAGCTTGTAGATGGAACGGATGCTTATGATACAAGAAAAACATTCTTCCAACTCCTCAATCAGATTGACCGATATGGAGAACTCCGAGCAACGTGGATACTCTCGAAGCTCGGAATACAGGGAAATATGCGTGAGCATCTGAATTTCTTACAATCCAAATACAACGAGTCACACAGGTACTATCATACCTGGGAACATATCGTAGAATCCCTCACAATACTTTTTCAGATGGCGATCGATCTCGATCTCTCGGACGAAGAAATTATGAAAATATGATGAGCACTCCTCGGACATGATCTCGAATATGCAGTTGATCCAAAACGATACAGAACCAATGAGTCCAATAGTGCTCGAATCTGGATTCGGTATCTGGAGAAGTATGGGGTGAATATGAATCATCTCGAAGATATCGAAGACCTCATCAAGGAAACTCGTCATGGGCGTGTCCATGTTCCCGAGAGACTCATATCGAGAGTGATGCATGATGTAGATATGGCTATCCTCGGTTCGTCATGGGAACGATATCGTATCTATGGTTGAGATGTTCGTTCGGAGTTTGCTCCAGTGATGTCTGGTCTTGCATTCGAGACGGCTCGTCGTGAGAAATTCCTCGAGCCAGTTCTTGCACAAGATGGTAAGATATATAAGACGGAGTGGGCTGCTGATAGGCTCACCACCAATCTTATAGCAAATATACGTCGCGAAATCGCCGGACTCTCATAA
- the prs gene encoding ribose-phosphate diphosphokinase — translation MKQTILGHPRFDSLVDTVVTNNPKRFEKGSAEFLRFPDNTPNLRFPNVKKDIEHRDVTYIGDFSQADELFEHYNTLFNLVKNTADKVRIILPYFPMGTSERVERKGETETAHAFAHLISSLPSGRDAKNSVHIFDIHALVEQSLFNPDRINAELHTTTGLLKLKKGEVIAFPDDGAAKRFKDIFPDVPRIICGKIRDGEKRIVTLKEGDPKGKKVIIIDDLIQTGATLIETAHMLRAMGATSVRAFAPHGVFPSDSHIRLASELDEIVVTDTIPANIDRAKALVNMRVISIAPLIEKILRRK, via the coding sequence ATGAAACAAACAATTCTTGGACATCCTCGTTTTGATTCCTTAGTTGATACGGTTGTCACAAATAATCCAAAGCGATTTGAGAAGGGAAGTGCTGAATTTCTCCGATTTCCTGATAACACTCCAAATCTCCGATTTCCGAATGTGAAAAAGGATATTGAACATCGTGATGTGACGTATATTGGAGATTTTTCTCAGGCGGATGAGCTCTTTGAACACTATAATACTCTTTTCAATCTCGTAAAAAATACCGCAGACAAGGTTCGTATTATTCTCCCATATTTTCCGATGGGAACTTCTGAACGGGTTGAGCGAAAAGGAGAGACAGAGACAGCGCATGCCTTTGCTCATCTCATCTCTTCGCTTCCTTCTGGACGTGATGCAAAGAATTCGGTCCATATCTTCGATATTCATGCCCTCGTAGAACAATCACTCTTCAATCCTGATCGTATCAATGCAGAGCTTCATACAACAACTGGACTTTTGAAGCTTAAGAAGTGAGAAGTTATTGCTTTTCCGGATGATGGCGCTGCGAAGCGATTCAAGGATATATTTCCCGATGTTCCTCGTATTATCTGTGGAAAGATTCGAGATGGTGAGAAGCGTATTGTGACACTCAAAGAGTGAGATCCAAAATGAAAAAAGGTGATTATTATCGATGATCTCATTCAGACAGGGGCGACTCTTATCGAGACGGCACATATGCTTCGGGCTATGGGGGCTACTTCGGTTCGAGCATTTGCTCCTCATGGAGTCTTTCCTAGTGATTCACATATCCGTCTCGCGAGCGAGCTCGATGAAATCGTGGTAACCGATACTATTCCTGCAAATATCGATCGAGCGAAGGCACTTGTGAATATGCGAGTAATATCGATCGCACCACTCATAGAGAAGATTCTCAGAAGGAAATAG
- a CDS encoding S24 family peptidase — protein sequence MILNSFHKNILAFLSSNTDESFTLMDIGNEVGLDHPQKVQDKLSQLEKGGFIKRNPFGGFQVAKISENDNKIYLPFFGFAQCGNAGEAILDEYPKKKLPVDKDVINPMLQDEYFITRAKGDSMQPFIDNGDFVLIKVQEGYNPEDKVLIVNDGIPKIKKVISDGGKVVLRSFNNEHKDFVLDEDNENHVVGIVKKTFPKGTYIV from the coding sequence ATGATTCTCAATTCTTTTCATAAAAATATTCTAGCATTTCTCAGTAGTAATACCGACGAATCCTTTACTCTTATGGATATTGGTAATGAGGTCTGATTGGATCATCCACAAAAGGTGCAAGATAAATTGAGTCAATTAGAAAAATGATGATTTATCAAAAGAAATCCTTTTTGATGATTCCAAGTAGCAAAGATATCTGAGAATGATAATAAGATTTATCTTCCATTTTTTGGCTTTGCTCAATGTGGAAATGCTGGAGAAGCCATATTAGATGAATATCCAAAAAAGAAACTTCCAGTAGATAAAGATGTTATTAATCCGATGTTACAGGATGAGTATTTTATTACAAGAGCTAAAGGTGATTCAATGCAACCATTTATTGATAATGGAGATTTTGTACTGATTAAAGTACAAGAATGATATAACCCAGAGGATAAAGTTCTTATAGTTAATGACGGTATTCCCAAGATTAAGAAGGTGATTAGTGATTGAGGAAAAGTTGTTTTGCGCTCCTTTAATAATGAACATAAAGATTTTGTTCTTGATGAAGATAACGAGAATCATGTAGTTTGAATTGTGAAAAAAACCTTCCCTAAAGGCACATATATAGTCTAA
- a CDS encoding NUDIX domain-containing protein: MSTLHPTYTDDIFNLSIPVLAVDIVLFTVYKDQLCVVLVPGRNEWAHGKLTLPGGIIGRGETLEGAADRILKRDTNIEGVYKEQLYTFSAPGRDDRGDVVSCSYYTLAGARQFLSMIDLTKVSLMPYDQVSRDTVAYDHADIIQYAYQRLKWKMEYTNVVKSILPEKFTLREIQELYEIIFRKSFDKRNFRKKILSLNMIVELDEYDTENSKRPAKLYTFSDTDLKIVGIL; the protein is encoded by the coding sequence ATGTCCACACTTCATCCAACGTATACTGATGATATTTTTAATCTCTCCATTCCTGTGCTTGCAGTAGATATTGTCTTATTTACTGTCTACAAGGATCAACTCTGTGTTGTACTTGTTCCTGGTCGGAATGAATGGGCACATGGTAAACTTACTCTTCCTGGTGGTATTATCGGAAGAGGTGAGACTCTTGAGGGGGCAGCAGATCGTATTCTGAAGCGAGATACGAATATTGAGTGAGTCTATAAAGAACAGCTTTATACGTTTTCAGCCCCTGGTCGTGACGATCGAGGAGACGTGGTATCGTGTTCATACTATACACTTGCTGGAGCAAGACAATTTCTTTCCATGATTGATCTCACCAAAGTTTCACTTATGCCATATGATCAAGTTTCTCGTGATACTGTTGCATATGATCATGCAGATATTATTCAGTATGCATATCAACGACTGAAGTGGAAGATGGAATATACAAATGTAGTAAAGAGTATATTGCCAGAGAAATTTACCTTGCGGGAAATTCAAGAATTATATGAAATTATTTTTAGGAAGTCTTTTGATAAGCGTAATTTTCGAAAAAAAATACTCTCACTGAATATGATTGTTGAGCTTGATGAATATGATACAGAGAATTCCAAGCGTCCAGCTAAACTGTATACTTTCTCTGATACAGATCTTAAGATAGTTGGTATTCTATAG